The DNA region TGTGAGGCGCCCGGGAATCGAACCCGGGACACCATCCTTAAAAGGGATGTGCTCTACCAACTGAGCTAGCGCCTCCTACATAAAAAATGTAGCCTTTTCAAGCATGTACTTGAAAGGGACGGCACCCTAACAAACGAAGTTTTATTAGTCAATTTTTTTAATCGGTTCTTTTCATGTTTTTATCCCTTAAAAAACAAGAGGCTAAAGCTTTTGAAATGTGAAATAATTTTTACCATCTGCTTGCTATTAACCAGTGGTTTTTTTACTCTATACCTAAGGCATGAACACCATTAAACCCAAAAAAATACTCTTGGCCGATGACGAGCCCGATTTTGTTAGCCTGCTATCGCAAGCCCTTGTTTCGGTGGGTTTTGAGGTAATCACGGCCTCCGAAGGCCTGCGGGCCATTCAAATGGCGCACCAGCAAAAGCCCGATCTTATGTTGCTGGATGTGAACATGCCGGGGGGTACCGGTGATGTTGTACTTAAGGCCCTGCGTGGCAAAGAAGATACCAAAAATTTACCCGTTATTATTGTAACAGCTGCCACCGAAGAAAGTTTGGCCAAGCGCCTTGTTGCTAACGGAGCCAATGCCATTGTGATTAAACCCTTTGAAATGCCCGATTTACTCACCACCATTCAAAACCTGCTCGATCAGGAAGCTATTCATATTATTTAAAATTGCATCTAGACACCCCCGTGTGAGATATGTACAATTGTGTCTCAACTTTTATTTGGGGGAATCATGAAAAAAATCATTTCGGTTTTAGCTTTGTGTTTGTTTGCGGCTTGTTCAAGCTCGTCTACATCATCCAATAATTTAACGGTGTACGGTGCCGGAAGCTCAGAGGAAGCTGCCGGAAGCATTAGCGTGCGTGAGATGGCGATTACGCGAGATGACTTAACCCCCGTTGGAAGCCCTACTGTTATTAACATGACGCTGTATGGTTTTTATATAAGCCCCAATACCGATTGTAGCGATGCTGTTTTAGTAGGTGGTGATGGTGAAACGGCTGTGGAAAAAGATTTTGCCGGTAATCCTGTTTTATTTGAAACCGAAGTGGATGAAGGCTCTTACCCTTGTGTGATTATGGTATTAAGCGACGTGATAGGTTTTGTGCCCGATGACGATGCTGTTACGGCCTGGCCCGGTGTATGTGATGCCGATACGGAAGAAAGCTTTGATATCTACAGAACCGATTCGGGCGAAGTGACACCCTGGGTAGATCTTGAAGGGAACGATGTAACCGCAACCGGAACTTTTGAAGCCCCCGGAGCCGATGTTGTAACTGTTTTTGCTTCTACCGACCCCGATGCCGTTATTGCCGCAACCGGCGCCAATGAATTTCAGGTAGGGGAACTGGCTACCGAACTTGTTGTTCCCGGCCAAACCACTTTTTACTTTGATGCCTCTAACGGTATTTTGGGCGATGGCCGCTGTGCTATTGAAAACGCCACTGTTGGTTTTAGATAAAATCTGATTTTGTAAAAAATAAAAAAAGCCGTTTTTGTGTATGCAGAAACGGCTTTTTTATTTAAAGGGTGTGCCGCCATCAAGTTCTGTGTTGTTTACAGTACGACTTGGAGTGTTAGACGGTGCTCCATTAACGATAGGTAAGTATTCTTCTGTAGTTGTTATGGAGCAAGGGCCGTACGACATTTTATTATTCGCCGGAATTACGTTTTTAACCACACCATTAGTCACCTCTACAAAAACATCACCCACCTGACACGTACGTTCTACCGTTTTTCGGTATAAAGTAGGCCAGTTAGTTTGCGTATCGGTAATCTGCTTTTCATCCACTTTTTTGTTAGATTCGGCCTTGGTGTAAAGCCACACCTGGTCATCGGGTTTATGGCTGTAGTGGCTGGTTTGATAATAGGGCTGGCCTTTTAATGCCGTGACATCGGCGGCTTTCATGCCGGGAGTAATGGTTTGGGCGTAAGTTACAAAAGGCGCCAAAGCAAAAATGGTGCTAAGTAAAAAATGTTTCATAACTTATTTTTGGCACACACAACTAAACTTGTAAACCCCTCATCGTTTTTTAATAAATGTACACATAGCCTTAAAAGTGGCTTCTGGCGCCTGATAATGCGGTACATGCGCACAATTTGGAATTATTAAACTTTGTGTAGGGCCTTTTATTTGGCGGGTAATAGCCTCTACTTGAGCCTTAGTTCCATACTCATCATCCATTCCCTGAATAATTAAACTGGGGCAGGTGATGTTGGCAAGATAGCCCTCAATATTCCAGCTTTTAAATTCTGGCAAAAACCAGGTTTTGTGCCAACCATCAAAAACACTTTGAGCTTTGTTGCCA from bacterium includes:
- a CDS encoding response regulator, with the translated sequence MNTIKPKKILLADDEPDFVSLLSQALVSVGFEVITASEGLRAIQMAHQQKPDLMLLDVNMPGGTGDVVLKALRGKEDTKNLPVIIVTAATEESLAKRLVANGANAIVIKPFEMPDLLTTIQNLLDQEAIHII